In the Ictalurus furcatus strain D&B chromosome 13, Billie_1.0, whole genome shotgun sequence genome, TCAGCGTTtcgcgaagtaaacgctcagcagcctcgtctctgtcgtGTACCAAGCCTTAGTGATTATATCCATTGACCTGATCTTGATATTCGCCTGTTTATTGACTTCGATTCTGTCTAAGCCTCTGATTACGTGTTTGCCCAATCGCCTGACCAAGTTTCCGTCTGTACTTCGTCTTTCGTCTGTCCCACGCCTTCTGGATTGTTCGTCCGCACTTGTCTCCGCCAAGCTATTGTAACACTATATTTGCATGCACACATATTTTTACTATGTTTTACATACTATATTTTGTTAAGGGGTTGTGTTAAGGGTTGTGTATTAATTTCTGAAAAGCCTCTaagaaaaagtaaataagtaGCAAATGAAAAAAGTTGCACAATGTGCTATCCATGTTATCCATGCTATCAGTAGCTTCATCCACAATGGCACAGGCAATCTCCATAGTTCATCTGAAATTAGTTCCTGAGTAGCACCTAAAATGcactttaaaaaatcatttaaaaaataatctgagTCTGCTAATGGTAACACAATAAACACATATTGCACTgcacaaaaacataaaatgtacacaagTTTTGACCTAACATAAATCTTTGGATGAATAGAGCTTGTTGCTCATTGtttcaaatatttcacaatGGCCAGTCCACCAAGGTGAATAGTAACCTTTTGTAGTTACTGTACTATTACTTGAGTACAATTTCATATAGAATAATTTAACAGATAAACCTAGTcttatgtagaaaaaaaattacctgaAATTTAAGACAATCTATGCTCGACCAGGCAAATTCATACAAAAGGTGATATTCTCCAATGGCTGTCTGGGGACAAAGAAAGGTCAATGATTCATATTCAAACTAGGTCAATGATTTATACTCTAACCTCAACATGCATACTCCATAATGAATGCATATGTGTTTTCACAAGTACTTGTGCTATGTAGAGAATAGGTGTACCTCTATGTCATATATGTGCACTCCTGTCAAAGCCAGGCCCAGCAGCAAACTGGCTCTGTTTTCCTTTTTACCCTATAAAAGAAGACAGATATGCTTCTGAGGTGGCAGCAATCAGATTAATTGAATGCGTTTCCTGTTTGTTCCTCGGGTTTGGACCCTGACCTTGCTCATGCTGTAGAATGTGAGAGGCACATCGCTCAGGCTACAGGCCTCCTCGATAAAGAGCAGAGAAGCATCATGTGTAGACATTCCCCTCAGCTCTCTGTGCAGGTCTGGAGTGTGCTGCACCACAAAGTCACATCCACGCCTTGccaaaatctaataataaataattatattttaaaagtacAATTTTAGAATTAGCTCTTACTGAAGGACCAAAACATCCTGTTTGTAAAGGAACATAATGTAATATTCCAGAatattacttacttatttacttacatacatacataacctAATAATCTGTATTTGTGCTGTGACCTGTGAAAACCCTTTAAGTGGTCCAGTTTGGACCTTTTCTACtttatatagttctgaaaacaacatgttttcctgaactgaaatgtgtttatcttttgcacacatctcaaccagaagtaaagttctagcattttagaAGTGAAGCATTCCAGAAGACACATCTCTCTATACTCAACTCCGATCGGGCTAACATCAGTGGGGAAATTAAGTCAGATTTTCATGTTGACTCAATTTATCCACACTGAGAGAGGTGGGGGGCATTTTATTTCAGCAAATCCAGAAGctggaaaacccagaggaaccaCACAGGAACAGGAGACTACAAGAAACTCTCCACAGACTTTAACCCAAGCTCAGGTTtgaaccagagaccctggagctgtgaggtggcaataaGTGTTCCATCATGCTGCCCATAGAAAGGATTACAATGTAGAAGaacaataatgaattaatataaatcataaatcacaatttttttttcaatgaaagACCCTATAAGTAGGCCAGGCTTGGTTCAAAAACAACTATGCATAGCTAATATTCTCTGGAACACTATTCCAGACTTTAAGtatgattttaataaaacatatttcaccACATAATGGCCCACCCAAGGAGGAAAATAGTCCTGAGCAGTGAAGTAAGGTTTCATGCCCTCTTTCCAGTCACCCAAGTCTGCCTGTAAGGCGTAGGCAGCCAGCTGGAAGTACAGACCTTCCTGCCCGTAACACTGGGAGCTCAAAACTCTGTTTTTCAGATCAGCGCAGTACAGACTGCGGACCTTCCCATCTCTGAAGTCAGATAAAGGAGTAAACAAATGGAGAACAGAAAGAACACCAAATTTTAATACAGAAAACCAAAGTGAtgaactacagggtgtcccaaaagtctccgtatATTGGGGAAATGAACgctttttagcaaaatgccaTCCAAAAATGTTCATACTGTTTTCAGATAgctgttatttttaaagaacacttttgataaaagaagaacatattgaaatcctTCTCATGGTAGGATTGGAAACCTGTTGCAAGGTTGCAATGGACAGGAAACaggacacacaggacactgtcacaaacaactatttttttaaaaacagaagtgTTGCGCACCAATCCCAAAACAgatgtccacgaacatccactgacaaatGTACAACTAAAGTAGTGTTGGCCGTCACGAAATAAACGTAAAGGACACTAGGGTGGACGCAactgcagataagagctttacttgaagagaggcaggcagacaaatccaaaacatcagACAATAGTggggtcaaaaaacaggcaatgggcaTAAATGAGGCAAAACTAGAATCAAGAACTagggcgagaacaagatcaaaacaataGCACATGAACCGATAACAAATGCTTGGTATACGGAAAACTCAtataatacttcacaaagtcataGTGTTAGAACAGTCTCctatatactgtggttgtgagtgtgtgtgagattggatgcaggtgtgtgtgattagaatgagtgttctgtgtgtgtgagtgttctgggaattgcagtccatggcggccatatttgtaggccaccgtgcagtatgggaaatgtagtcactggtttgctgtgatatgacattggcaaacatagtcccctatatgtgtggagacttttgggacacccggTACTTATGCTATGATAGACATTTTTCAGCTAAGCGCTCATTTTCACTTACATGATTTGCCGACCATTTCTTATGTAGTACTGAACTCTTAGATAAAGAACCACCCTGCCCtgttaaaacaaagaaatgtgTACATGTCATTTTGACATAACAGAAAGTCCTGTTATTTTATCAAATGTTTTGATGTACTTTAGTCATCTTTGGCATTACCGGCAATGTTGTCTTCTTCCATGTTTTAGTGAAGTATGTGGTTAGTTTCTTCTCCAGGTCGAGGAATAGATGGTCCTTCTCTAAGCCAAATTCATTTCAACATGTACAATGAGTTAATGCACTAGGACTGTacatttgtaaattatttttttaaaaacgggtTAGTGTGTGCACTATAATATGATGGTTTGCTCAACGGTCTTACgcacatttactgaaaaaaaaaaaagaggaacaaAAACCTAATGCTTACTCAGCAATAAACTCCCCCACCTACTcatacatccacacacacacacacacattcgtaCACCATCTTACCCTTTTCCAAACTCAGGCCAAAAAGATGCAGATCTGACAGATTTGTAATACCAAGTAGTTGAGAGAGTTGGCTGATTACCTCTTGTCCTCTACACTTTAACTAAAGTACaaacatgttcacacacacacaaacaaaatgaggGGATTTGTCAGACAAAGCACAAAGGCATTTTTATGAATAACATTCTGTGTAACTCATACAGTAGCCAAGACCTGATATGCCAGGATATCAGTGCAACATATATTGTAACTCATAGCTagacacacatttttaatcaaagGTTAATAGTGCCAGATGATTCCAACTGTTCTCATGCAAGTTAACAAGCTACTTAATATGTCAAAGCATTAACTTACCCCAACAGCAATGTGGAGTTGCGTCTTGTTGGGTAAAACCACCACACACAAAGTAAAGGTCTGATGGGCTGAGTTCGGCATGTTCTTTACTTTTTTCAGCATCGTGCACATGAATCCACTAATCTCTTGAATTTCTTCTCTGAGACTATGCTATGACTTTCTCCTTTCCTCTTACTCCCTACAGCTCTCGCTGTCCCTATCCCGCCTCCTTATTGCCCTCCCTGCAAAGCAGTGTcctgtttgttattgtttttatattgctacttattattattattagtagtagtagtatgggtttgaaaaaaaaaattcccacatGAACACTTAATAGCATTCAAaccagtgttactatgaatgcagacttcgcgctagagtaggctaatggttgagaggcaggaatttggctcATAGTCTCTGCAAgacttttataatcgaccaattggttTGCGAGAAgccgggaattacagagaggggttaaagcaatacaaatatgtgcacacatgatACAGTATTAGACCACAAGCACATCATAATtaaactaaagctgaatccaggacattttctcaaatttagacatTGGCAGTTACAGAGTCATGTAGATCAGAGTCATGAAAAAAGTAAAGAACATGCCGAACTCAGCCCATCAGACCTCTACTTTGTGTGTGGTGGTTTTACCCAAAAAGACGCAACTCCACATTGCTGTTGGGGTAAGTTAATGCTTTGACATATTAAGTAGCTTGTTAACTTGCATGAGAACAGTTGGAATCATCTGGCACTATTAACctttgattaaaaatgtgtgtctAGCTATGAGTTACAATATATGCTGCACTGATATGACCTGGCATATCAGGTCTTGGCTACTGTATGAGTTACACAGAATGTTATTCATAAAAATGCCTTTGTGCTTTGTCTGACAAATCCcctcattttgtttgtgtgtgtgtgtgaacatgtttGTACTTTAGTTAAAGTGTAGGTGAAAAGAGGTAATCAGCCAACTCTCTCAACTACTTGGTATTACAAATCTGTCAGATCTGCATCTTTTTGGCCTGAGTTTGGAAAAGGGTAAGATGGTGtacgaatgtgtgtgtgtgtgtgtgtgtgtgtgtgtgtgtgtgtatgttgagtAGGTGGGGGAGTTTATTGCTGAGTaagaattagtttttttttcttctttttttcattaaatgctCTTGATTCTAGTTTTGCCTCATTTAtgcccattgcctgttttttgaccccACTATTGTctgatgttttggatttgtctgcctgcctctgtTCAagtaaagctcttatctgcatttgcgtCCACCCTAGTGTCCTTTACGTTTATTTTGTGACGGCCAACACTACTTCAGTTGTACatttgtcagtggatgttcgtggacatcTGTTTTGGGATTGGTGCGCAAcacttctgtttttaaaaaaatagttgtttgtgacagtgtcctgtgtgtcctGTTTCATGTCCATTGCAACCTTGCAACAGGTTCCCAATCCTACCATGAGAaggatttcaatatgttcttcttttatcAAAagcattctttaaaaataacagcTATCTGAAAACAGTATGAACATTTTTGGAtggcattttgctaaaaagcGTTCATTTCCCCAATATACGGAGACtttggggacaccctgtagttcaTCACTTTAGTTTTCTGTATTAAAATTTGGTGTTCTTTCTGTTTCCCATTTGTTTACTCCTTTATCTGACTTCAGAGATGGGAAGGTCCGCAGTCTGTACTGCGCTGACCTGAGCTCTCAGTGTTATGGGCAGGAAGGTCTGTACTTCCAGCTGGCTGCCTACGccttacatattttaaaatcatacTTAAAGTCTGGAATGGTGTTCCAGATGATATTAGCTATGCATAGTTGTTTTTGAACCAAGCCTGGCCTACTTATAGGGTctttcagtgaaaaaaaaatcattgtaatCCTTTCTACGGGCCGCATGACTGAACACCCATTGCCACCTCAAAGTTTCTTGTAGTCTCATGTTCCTGCGtggttcctctgggttttccagCTTCTGTAGATGCTAAAATAAAATGCCCCCTACCTCTctctgtgcgtgcgtgcgcgtgtgcgcgtgcgtgtgtgcacaTGCGTGTGGATAAATTGAGTCAACATGAAAATCTGACTTAATTTCCCCACCGATGTTAGCCCGATCGGAGTTGAGTATAGAGAGATGTGTCTTCTGGAATGCTTCACTtctaaaatgctagaactttacttctggttgagatgtgtgcaaaggataaacacatttcagttcaggaaaacatgttgttttcagaactatataaaGTAGAACGGGCTGTGTTACGGGCAGGAAGGTCTGTACTTCCAGCTGGCTGCCTACGCCTTACAGGCAGACTTGGGTGACTGGACAGAGGGCGTGAAACCTTACTTCACTGCTCAGGACTATTTTCCTCCTTGGGTGGGCCATTATGTggtgaaatatgttttattaaaatcataCTTAAAGTCTGGAATAGTGTTCCAGAGAATATTAGCTATGCATAGTTGTTTTTGAACCAAGCCTGGCCTACTTATAGGGTctttcattgaaaaaaaaattgtgatttatgatttatattaattcattattgttCTTCTACATTATGATCCTTTCTATGGGCAGCATGATGGAACACctattgccacctcacagctccagggtctctggttcaAACCTGAGCTTGGGTTAAAGTCTGTGGAAAGTTTCTTGTAGTCTCATGTTCCTGTGtggttcctctgggttttccagCTTCTGTAGATGCTAAAataaaatgccccccccccacctttctCAGTGTGGATAAATTGAGTCAACATGAAAATCTGACTTAATTTCCCCACTGATGTTAGCCCGATCGGAGTTGAGTATAGAGAGATGTGTCTTCTGGAATGCTTCACTtctaaaatgctagaactttacttctggttgagatgtgtgcaaaagataaacacatttcagttcaggaaaacatgttgttttcagaactatataaaGTAGAAAAGGTCCAAACTGGACCACTTAAAGGGTTTTCACAGGTCACAGCACAAATACAGATTATTaggttatgtatgtatgtaagtaaataagtaagtaatatTCTGGAATATTACATTATGTTCCTTTACAAACAGGATGTTTTGGTCCTTCAGTAAGAGCTAATTCTAAAATTgtacttttaaaatataattatttattattagattttggCAAGGCGTGGATGTGACTTTGTGGTGCAGCACACTCCAGACCTGCACAGAGAGCTGAGGGGAATGTCTACACATGATGCTTCTCTGCTCTTTATCGAGGAGGCCTGTAGCCTGAGCGATGTGCCTCTCACATTCTACAGCATGAGCAAGGTCAGGGTCCAAACCCGAGGGAGCAAACAGGAAACGCATTCAATTAATCTGATTGCTGCCACCTCAGAAGCATATCTGTCTTCTTTTATAGGGTAAAAAGGAAAACAGAGCCAGTTTGCTGCTGGGCCTGGCTTTGACAGGAGTGCACATATATGACATAGAGGTACACCTATTCTCTACATAGCACAAGTACTTGTGAAAACACATATGCATTCATTATGGAGTATGCATGTTGAGGTTAGAGTATAAATCATTGACCTAGTTTGAATATGAATCATTGACCTTTCTTTGTCCCCAGACAGCCATTGGAGAATATCTCCTTTTGTATGAATTTGCCTGGTCGAGCATAGATTGTCTTAAATTtcaggtaattttttttctacataagACTAGGTTTATCTGTTAAATTATTCTATATGAAATTGTACTCAAGTAATAGTACAGTAACTACAAAAGGTTACTATTCAACTTGGTGGACTGGCCattgtgaaatatttgaaaCAATGAGCAACAAGCTCTACTCATCCAAAGATTTATGTTAGGTCAAAActtgtgtacattttatgtttatgtgcaGTTGTGTTACCATTAGCAGActcagattattttttaaatgatttttttaaagtgcatttTAGGTGCTACTCAGGAACTAATTTCAGATGAAATATGGAGATTGCCTGTGCCATTGTGGATGAAGCTACTGATAGCACAGACATTGTGCAACTTTTTTCATTTGCtacttatttactttttcttAGAGGCTTTTCAGAAATTAATACACAACCCTTAACACAACCCCTTAACAAAATATAGTATGTAAAATATAGTAAAAATATGTGtgcatgcaaatatatatatatatatatatatatatatatatatatatatatatatatatatatatatatatattgtaggggaattagcccgggggagggcggagcacagacccacaagagacaggttgCAGTCAAAACgggtgttttatttgtctgtgtgggAGCTGTCTGTAGTgaggaggtgagtgtgtgtgagtgtgaggggttttgtgggggtgtggctggcgttgGACGTTCttgagggcgtgtcggggttcccgagACGTGTGCGTGGGtttcccgtgccgtcatccaccgtcgAACGCGATCTCACCATCCGGCGGTCTCGTCCGCACTCGCACCttcggggagagaaggagagagagagagagagagagagagagagagagagagaaagagattagcGAGGGGATACCGTCATGCTAAAGGTTGGCGTGCCTCTATGCTGCTGAAGAGCGCGCACGGAGTCTGTCTCTTAGCCGTTCTCCTCGCACGGGCGGAAGCGCGTCCTTTAATCCtcttccgccgtcgcctgagtggtggaatttccccgacggactccccaatcgccggccggtgtagcgtcgacggtcccgccccaccgtgacggtccttccggctgatggtgtgtttggcacgaaGCTATCCGCTTCGTGCCGCTGcggcagtcggggaaggagcgactttcttattatgtgcgccggctgtcggtccgtcgcgacagtacccccccctcagctccgagcctactgccgctcggtggtgggcccagagtgCGTCTCGCCGCGAGAGCCCATCTGCATTACCATGttgggcccccgcccggtgctgAACCTGATACGAGAAGTCCtgtaaggcgaggaaccagcgGGTTACCCGGGCGTTTgtgtctttggccttggccatccactgtaggggggcgtggtccgtcacgaggacgaagtgccggccagccaggtagtaccgcagctcctcgatggcccattttattgccagggcctctCGCTCGACGGCTGCGTATTTCCTCTCAGCGGGGGACAACTTCCGGCTGatatagaggaccgggtgttcttcaCCATCGAAGGTTTGCGAGAGGACGGCGCCAAGCCCGGTCTCGGACGCATCGGTGTGCACCGTGAATGAGAGGGCAAAGTCTGGGTTGTGCAGTACCAGCGTGCTGGTGAGGGCAcctttcagggcttggaaggccCTCTCTGCGTCGGCTGACCACCTAACccggtctggctggcccttctttgtgagatctgagaggggggaagctacagcagagaagttaggcacgaacctccggtagtaccccaccaaccccaagaaggcacgtacctgtttcttcGATGTGGGTCGAGGGTAGTCCTTTACGGCCTCGATTTTCTTTGTCTGTGGCTTCAGCATCCCCCGGCCAATGCGGTATCCCAGGCACTGGGCCTCAGTTagccctaggtggcatttcTTGGGTTTGGCTGTCAGGCCAGCCTCCCGGAgcgccttcaggacctcccctAGATGAaacaggtggtcggcccaggtggaggagtggatgactacgtcgtccaggtaggcagctGCAAACATGCGGTGGGGCtgcaggaggatgtccatcaacCTCTGGAACGTTGCGGGTGCcccgtgtagcccaaaggggagaacctggtactgccagtggccggtggccgtgctaaaggccgtcttgggTCTTGCGTCCGGCGCTAGCGcaacttgccagtagcctttgGTCAGGTCCAAGGTagatatgaaccgggccctccccagtcTCTCCATGAGGTCgtccactcgggggaggggatagctgtcgAACTCCGatacctggttcagcttccggaagtcgTTGCAAAGCCGCATGCTCCCGTCCGGCTTcggcacgacgacgatggggctggacctgctggactcctctatgatgcgATCCCGCAGCATTCGGCCAATTTCTTCCTCGATGGCTTTGCGTcgggcctctgtgtgtgtgtgtgtgtatatatatatatatatatatatatatatatatatatatatatatatatatatatatatatatatatacacacacacacacacacacacacacacacatacagatatatatttatatatatatatatttatattaaatgatgtaCTTTAGGTGCATTAAATACACACTATATCACAGTAAacaaaagtttaatatttttatactaTCCCTGTACTAGTACTCCCTACCCTTTTTTTTATGCTGACCTACCACTTTTTGCATGATCCTCCCTCAAattcttatatataaataaattcttaGAGGGCAAAGCACACTTTGTGTTTTGTGATGTGCATGGTCCTTACATTGTGTGTTTAGGCTTGTATGGCAGTTTTGTATGTAACATACAGGGTTTGTGTGCAGAATGCAGAATAAAAACCCACTTATCATGAAGATTGAGCCACAAATTTCTTAACGTTTCCAAAAAGGCACAGCACTTGTTAACTGCTGCTCCTAAGTACTCAATGAAAACTACTTGTTTGTAGAAAGATTATAGGTAAAActatgtgaataaaaaaaaataatttaataaaaatgcttgttttgatcattatatatatatattttttcattggcCTTAACTtcactgtttatatttatattggaAATAAATTTAAACCATAAGCATTTATCAAAATATCTGTAAAACAATTAAATCTTTATATTCAATCGTTTGTGTCCAAGCCTTTGACTGGTAGTGTTTATACATTGAACCTGAAACATATTTTGGTGTTAACAGGGCCGAAGGTTTGAGATAAAGGTTGATTCTCTGGCTGGGGAAGTTCTGGTGATGTATACGCAGTCAGTGATGCACTCCCAACAACTGCTGAAGCACATGAGCAACAACCATCGTGTGCACctaaacacaaaacactcatTCAAGCAGCTGCAGACACGAGGTTAATGCCAACACAACTGCTTTTACTCAGTATGTCATAGCTACTATGATTTCTAGCATAATATTTGTTTCTGTAAATGTTCcaccattatgttttattatgttttaataattgttattatgtTTTAATCTCCTTTTTCCCCTTCAAATCTGATCTTGATTATGCCACCATAAGGAAAACACTGATTATTCCTCAATAGTGGGACTATACTAGAAATCCACACCACTGAATGTCCTCACTGATTTAAGCATTCGGAtaagctttaaattatggtatattttgtgt is a window encoding:
- the LOC128617348 gene encoding FERM domain-containing protein 6-like, encoding MCTMLKKVKNMPNSAHQTFTLCVVVLPNKTQLHIAVGLKCRGQEVISQLSQLLGITNLSDLHLFGLSLEKEKDHLFLDLEKKLTTYFTKTWKKTTLPGRVVLYLRVQYYIRNGRQIIDGKVRSLYCADLKNRVLSSQCYGQEGLYFQLAAYALQADLGDWKEGMKPYFTAQDYFPPWILARRGCDFVVQHTPDLHRELRGMSTHDASLLFIEEACSLSDVPLTFYSMSKGKKENRASLLLGLALTGVHIYDIETAIGEYHLLYEFAWSSIDCLKFQGRRFEIKVDSLAGEVLVMYTQSVMHSQQLLKHMSNSHRVHLNTKHSFKQLQTRERRQQREVYIRDSTDPESEESEDELPPIKSYLDKARQRHADTMATITLADARDTAWGSSRKGQKKTGKHVGNVPFWPPINLTDLAGLDQIELSVDEPEEMFVDDPEEITQLTELLEGVSVDEPPLVTVSHWIDISMEMKQVLKWRACSLSLDQCRESVQNLKVSHMANSPEEHVDTLLTYKHGQEDIIF